A genomic segment from Myxococcota bacterium encodes:
- the rplN gene encoding 50S ribosomal protein L14, producing the protein MIQMQSVLEVADNSGARRVFCVKVLGGSQRRYASIGDIVVVSVKEALPGSRVKKKQLHKAVIVRTKKEIGRSDGSYIRFDDNSVVLVDNNREPIGTRIFGPVARELRAKRFMKIISLAPEVL; encoded by the coding sequence GTGATCCAGATGCAGTCCGTGCTCGAGGTCGCCGACAACTCCGGCGCGCGCCGCGTCTTCTGCGTGAAGGTGCTGGGCGGCTCTCAGCGCCGCTACGCGTCGATCGGCGACATCGTGGTGGTGTCGGTGAAGGAAGCGCTGCCGGGCTCGCGCGTGAAGAAGAAGCAGCTCCACAAGGCGGTGATCGTGCGGACCAAGAAGGAGATCGGCCGCTCGGACGGGAGCTACATCCGCTTCGACGACAACTCGGTGGTGCTGGTCGACAACAACCGCGAGCCGATCGGCACCCGCATCTTCGGGCCGGTTGCGCGCGAGCTCCGCGCCAAGCGCTTCATGAAGATCATCTCGCTCGCCCCCGAGGTCCTGTGA
- the rplX gene encoding 50S ribosomal protein L24, which yields MAARIRKGDTVQVMVGRERGKRGSVLSVDNERQRVLIERVNLRKKHQKPTATVRQGGIIDKEVPVHLSNVALVHKGETTRVQFRTVDGVKLRWSVKHDEAIDG from the coding sequence ATGGCCGCGCGCATTCGCAAAGGAGACACCGTCCAGGTGATGGTCGGCCGCGAGCGCGGCAAGCGGGGCTCGGTGCTGAGCGTCGACAACGAGCGCCAGCGCGTGCTGATCGAGCGCGTGAACCTGCGCAAGAAGCACCAGAAGCCCACGGCGACCGTGCGCCAGGGCGGCATCATCGACAAGGAGGTCCCCGTGCACCTCTCCAACGTGGCGCTGGTCCACAAGGGAGAGACCACGCGCGTGCAGTTCCGCACCGTGGATGGCGTGAAGCTGCGCTGGAGCGTGAAGCACGACGAGGCGATCGATGGCTGA
- the rpsQ gene encoding 30S ribosomal protein S17 yields MSMRGLRRTQDGVVVSDKMDKSVVVEVSRTVLHPLYQKYVRKRTRFMAHDESNALKVGDRVRIVESRPISRRKRWRVQEKLA; encoded by the coding sequence ATGAGCATGCGGGGATTGCGCCGGACCCAAGACGGCGTGGTGGTCTCCGACAAGATGGACAAGTCCGTCGTCGTCGAAGTGAGTCGCACCGTCCTCCACCCGCTGTACCAGAAGTACGTGCGCAAGCGCACGCGCTTCATGGCGCACGACGAGTCGAACGCGCTCAAGGTGGGCGACCGCGTGCGCATCGTGGAGTCACGTCCGATCTCGCGCCGCAAGCGCTGGCGCGTGCAGGAGAAGCTGGCGTGA